The window CCACCGCACGCGTGTACTGCCGGACCTGCTGGCGGGGCTCTACAAGGCGTATACGACCTGGGACAGCTGGGACCGGCACCCATGGACCGCGCGGGAGGCGGGCATTGTTTTCATGGACGCCGTACCCTTCACCTGCCTAGGCGCCGCCTATGTGGAGGTCGGCCGGGTGACCGTCGAAGTGGACGCAAAAAGGCCGCCCGAACGGCACCAACTAGTCCTCGACCGGCGAGCGCCGGAGGACGACCACGGTGTGCTCGGCCGCAGGCGTCGCGACCGGCTGCTGAGAGCCTGTCACGACATCTGGGAGACCAGAGACACGGGGAGTGGTTTGGTCGAGGTGGAGTTCGGCTTCGGTGCTGAGGACGAGCTGTTCATCGTCCAAACCCGGCAGCTACCTGGTGACAGGGCGGGGGCCTTCCATTCCATTGGTGAGGTCACCGGTCAGGTATGCGATCTGCGGAATCTGCCCCGGGAACCGGGGGCGGTCCATGAGGCCCTGTCCCACGTGGGACCCCACTCCATTCTGGTGTTGCGGAGAAACGACCCGCACTGGTTCGACGCCTTCGCCCTGGCATGGATCTCACGGCTCTACGCTCTCCCCAGCCCGCCAGCCGCTGTGGTACTGGAAGACCGTGGAATCGTTGGACGGGACCCGGGCTTCCGCAATCACCTGGCCCACGCCCTCATGACGCAGCGGTCAGCCCCATTCGTAGCACAGGTGACACCCGGCCAATGGCCCAGCGGAGCGAAGGAAGTAACCATGACTTCAGATGGATCACTGCTCGACATCCGTGCCCGATCAACACAGATGATGGGACCTTCCACCTGGTGAAACTGCGTGATAAGGCGTTGTGTTGCCTTCGAGTCGCTGACTCCTTCCTCTTCACTGTCCGGTACGACGGACAGCCACCCGCGACCACGTTTCTCATCCCGCCTGGAGGAGGGATCGAGGATGGGGAGACACCCAGGGAGGCGGCGACCCGGGAGGCGCATGAGGAACTCGGCTGCGAAATCACGGCCTGGGACGACCTGGGGATCACGGTGGACGAGTTCACCTTCCGGGGCGAGGAGTACCGCGAAACCGTGCACATCTTCGCCGCCGATCTTCCCTCCGGGGCGAGGATCGCCGCTTGCGCCCACGAGTCCAATGGCGAGACCCACCCGCTCCAGTGGCTCGCGGTGAGTGACCTCCAGGACGGTGGTCTGTTGATCTATCCGCCGGGCCTACCGGAGGTGCTCATCCGATATGCCGAGTCGAAATGAGTGCGCATGGAGCTCACCGACGCCGTGTTCCTCACCTCCGCCGCCTATGCGGACCCCCGGCGGTTCGCTGCGCGCCAGGGGCTCTACCGTTGGCAGAGCCCCCACCACGACCTGCCCGCCCTCGTCATCGAAGCAATCTCTGACCTCACCGGACTGGTCGTCGACGTGGGCTGCGGCAACGGGACGTATGTGCATCGGCTCCGGTCCGCCCGGCCCGACCTGGACGTCCTCGGTGTCGATCTGTCCCTGGGGATGCTCAAGAGCATCGCTCCGCCGGTGGTGGTGGCTGACGGCCGCCGCCTGCCGCTGCCGCACGCGTCCGCCGACGCCACGCTGGCCCTGCACATGCTGTACCACCTGCCCGACATCGGTGCTGGGATCGCTGAGTTGAAGAGAATTCTCCGCCCCGGTGGCAAGGCGGTCATCGCGACCAACTCCGCCACCGACAAAAGCGAACTCCAAGCGCTCTGGCAGCAGGCGCACCAGGACGCCGACGTGCCCCTCACCAGCCGCAGCCTCTCGTTCAGCGCACGGTTCACTCTGGAGGACGCACAGGAAACGCTGCCACGGTACTTCTCGCACACCGAACTTCTGCGCCTGGACTCCACCATCACCGTTCCCAGCTCCCGACCCGTGATGGAGTACTTCCACTCCTATCTCCCGCTGCCAGGGCATGACGAGAGGACGACGCGACGCGTCATCGCCGCGCTGACCGACCGCGTGCGGGCCGAGGTCGCGCGCGCCGGCAGCTTCCGCATCACCTGCCGAGGAGGGCTGTTCGTCTGCTCCTAGCGTTCCGGAGACCGCTGCACGTTGACAGTGAGGAGGGCGCTCCATGCACTATCTGTTGCTGGCCGAGCACCAAGCCCGGGTCCGTTGGGTCGATGTGCCTGGTGTGCGTCCCGCTCGCGTGTACGTGCACGGCCTGGGCTCCGCGGCGGTGGACTTCTTCTCCCTCGCGGCTCATCCTCTCCTCGCTGGCCATCGAACCATTCTGGTCGATCTCCTCGGTTTCGGTTTCAGCGACCGACCGGAAAGCTTCGGATACACGGTCGACGACCACGCGGAAGTAGTCGAGCGAGTACTGGACGAACTGCACCTTTCCGATTGCGAGGTGGTAGCTCACAGCATGGGGGGCGCCGTCACGGTGGCACTGGCTCGGAAGCGGCCTGACCTGGTGTCCCGCCTGGTCCTCGCCGAGCCCTGCCTCACAGGTGGCGGCAAACTGAGTGGACGGATCGCCACACTCTCGGAACACGACTACGTGCGCCGCGGGCACGCCATGATCGCGGCGCGACTCGGAAACAGCCGTAATGTCACGGATCTTGAGGCGTTACCTGCCTTCCAGGCAGCCTCACCCCTCGCCGTTCACCGGTCCGCCGTTGGACTCGTGCGCGGCACGCGTGAGGACCTGCGCCATGTTCTCCAGGAACTTCCCCTGCCGCGTGCCTACCTCGTCGGCGAACACAGCCTGCCCGATCTAGCGGCTGAGACACTACGTGCTTCGGGAGTGGCCGTTCTCATCGTGCGGGGAGCCGGTCACATGATGATGCATGACGCTCCGCAGACGTTCGCCGAGTCCGTGCATCGGGCGATCAGCAGCGCCTGACACGCGTGCACACGTACTTCCACTCCCGGACAGGAAAGGTGGCCGCCTGACATGCCGCGAAAGATCGTCCTCGTAGGGCTGGGCTTCCACGCACGGCACCATTACCTACATCTGCTGGCAGACCTCGTACGTCGGCAGGAGGTGCGACTGGTCGCCGTGGTGGAACTCGAAAAACGACGAGCACACACCGCACAAGTTCTGAGCGACGCCGGCATCCCCGCCGCCCACTTCGTGGGTGTACGTGCGACCGATGCGCTCGCGCAAGCCGAAGCACTGGCGAACCTGAGCAGAGTCAAGGCCCAGCACGGCTGCGACGGACTGATCATCTCCACCGACCCCCGCAACCACCTCCCCTATCTGGAATGGGGCGCGGTGGAAGGGGTCGATGTCCTGGTGGACAAACCACTGACCGCCACCGACATGGACTTCTCCCCAGAGTCCGCCCGAGCGCTGACCAACGCATTCGAATCAGTCAGGGACCTCTTCGCGAAATCTGCTGCCACCGCCACTGTCATGGTGACCCGTCGCTCCCACGATGGATACCTCATCGCACGCCGCGTCCTGCATGAGGTGGCCGCGGAATTCGGCATACCCATCACCTTCATCAACGCCTACCACGCCAACGGCTATTGGAACTTCCCCGATGAGTTCCGCAGTCGTGAGAACCACCCGTACAAGTACGGTTTCGGCGCCCTTCTGCACGGGGGCTACCACGTGGTCGACCTGGCTGCCTGGCTGCTGTCCGTCAACGAGAACGCTCTCCGCGACGACTGGGCGGACAGCGTAGAGGTACTCACCCAGCACACCACGCCCGACGACTTCCTGGAGCAGGTACCCGAAGCCGTGTACAGCAGGTTAGGTCTGGGGCAATCCATGCAGGCGCCCTTCAGCTCTGCCGGTCGTCGTTTCGCGCGGTCGTGCGGTGAGACGGATGTGAACATCGCTTTCTCGGCCAGACGGAACGACCGCGTGATCACCATGGGCAATATCCAGGTGATGGAGACGGCGCTTAGCACCCGAGCCTGGCGAGACCTCCCGGAGGACACGTACAAGAGCAACGGCCGCCACTCTCAGGAACGGCTCACCATTCACATGGGACACCTCCTGACTCTGCACACCGAGGACTACCGTTCCTGGTCCGGCGACGCGGATCCGGATGGCCTCGCGCCTGCACGATTCGTCATCCGGGTACTGCGCAACAGCAAGCTGATCGGTGGGGAGCCCTACTCCGAACACGTGCTGACGCGTCCGCCGAACCCGGCCGGCCACCGCGACGAATCCCTCACCGAACGCAGTCGCCGCCAGGCCTTCCACCAGTGGATAGCCGGAACTGGTCACGCCAGCGCGCTGGACACTCACGGACTGTCCATACGGCTGCTGACAGCTGCGCACGAGAGCATGTTCCGCCGCCGTCGCGGCCTCGCGCCCATGGCCACGTTTCCGATGCGGACACCTACGCTGACCCAGGAACCGGAATCAGTGCGGTGGGGCAACGCCAATGTCTGAACTGCTCGTGATCGGCGCCCCGAGCGACACAGCTCGCGAAGTGGTGAGAGAAGCCCTGTGGCCCCATCAGATGACGGTGTCCTTCTGGCCCGACCCGGCTTCCGTGCCCCGAGACATCAGGCGCCTGGCGACAGGCGTGATCATCGACGGCCCAGGAGCTGACGGAGATTTCGTCCACAGCCTCGCAAGGCTGAAGGCATGGGTACGGGTCACCCGAACGCCGTGCAGCTACGCGTCGGAGTACGCCGCCCTTCAGCTAAGGGGCGTGGCGGTCCGAGGGGGCACGCCGGGCCGCTCTATCGCTGAGACGGCGGAGTTCTCCGTTCTGATGATGCTCATGCTGGTCCGCAGAGCGATCGACGTGGAACAGGCACTGCGAGGTGGAGACGTTAAGGCCATCGAATCTCTCAACCACGCGACCGGCACGCTGGGCGACGAGACCGTTGGCCTCGTTGGTCTCGGCCGCGTCGGCAAGGCGGTGACCAACCTCCTGACCCCCTACGGTCCGCTGATCCTCCACGCCGCTAGACGCTCCCCGCAGGACTGTTGCGCTGGAGCGGCCGGGCGCTACGGCGACCACGTGCCGTTGAGTGAACTGCTGGCACGATCCACGATTGTCTCCCTCCACCTGAGAGACCGGGAAGGCACCTGGCGCTTGGGTGAGGAACAACTGGCCGCGATGAGACGCGACGCGATTCTCATTAACACGGCACAGGGCCGTCTGGTCGACGAGACGGCCCTGTGCGCCCATCTGGAGCGTGGGCGACTTCGGGCGGCCGGACTCGATGTCTTCGAGCGTGAGCCACTGCCCGCCGACTCACCGCTGCGCTCGGCGCCCAACCTGCTGCTCACGCCCCACATAGCAGGCAAGACACGCGGAGCGGCACAACGGTTGTGGAAGGAGGCGTGCGAGGCCGTGATCGGCGTTCTGTACTCGGCCACGTAGGTGCGGCTTACCCACCCGAAGACGTGGCCTGCTGGGTCTCCTCGGCGTTGCTGAAAGAAGACGGCGTCGTAGTCGTCCAGCTTCACGTCCTCAAGCGCGATCGGGTGCCGCAGTTCGCCGATGACATCGAGGCTGGCGGCCATCTCCTCGGCGCCTTCCTGGCCGCCGTTGAACTCGGGAGCGAGGCTGGACTTGTCCATGGTCGGGACGACCCCGCCGGGGGTGGCTACGGTGCTGGTGGCCGGCGGCCGTGAACACCTGGTACGGGGCGACTGCCTCTTCGGCCCAGAAACCGGTCGGGTGCTTGGTGCCGTCCGCCAGCGTCCAGCGGCGCGCACTTCATGGTCCGCAACCTCACCGTGGCCCAGCCCAGCCCAGCCCAGCCCAGCCCGGACCCGGAGTTGGACGCCCCGATGGACTCGGCGAGCCCCGAGCGGTTCCGCGGCGCCCTGCCCCCCGTTTCGACGGCTCACCGACTTTCGTGCCAGCATCGCCGAACGCGTGCTGCCCGCATGGGTGACATCGCCGTCGGCCGGGTCGGCCTCCCCCGTACAACGCACCATCGTGGCGACCCACTTGCTATCCGCGCTCATCAACCATGAGTACCAGCACGACCAGTGGATCGGCGAAGTCCGTGCGGGCGACCTTGGCCGCGTGCTCCCGCCGGACCCCAACGGCGCCCCCGTACGACAGCCCACCTGCGGCCACACGCGGACAGTGGTGGGACTACTCCCGCTCCCAGGAAAACCGCGACATGATCTTCCTCCTCATCGGCGACAGTCTTAGACGCCTCGGCCTCAACGACTGGTGGCCGGCGGGGGAAGGAAAGTCGCACGATCCGATGATCGACGTCCCCCAGAACTACTACAACACGACTTCGCTGGTCTTCTTCTTCGACGGCCGCTCCTCACCTGACCGCCTCGTGCAGGACGCACGCACACGGGCTCTTCACGAGCGATACCCCCCTACAGCCTGGTCGACGGCATAGGGAATTGCCGGGTGCATGCATTCATCCGGTCTCCGCACGAACTGGCGTGCTCCCTGGATGACTGTCAACTCTTCGTCGAAGTCGTGCGGATCGAGGTGGCTGTGACGTCGCTCAGCGGGTCCTGGCGTGAATTCCGTGAAGGTGATCATGCTTCCGTGCGCCGGTGACACACGGTCACGCTGCGGGATGCTGGTGGACGTGTGAGGGCCTGGTCGAGAGGCTGTTCCCGCATCTCAAGGAAGTGATGGTGGAGCAACTGATGGCCGATAATTGAGAGCCATTTGCAGTTCGCTGGCAGTGTAGGAATCCAACGGCGGAGTGTGGCGGGACAAATTATCGGTTCCAGCTGGCCGACGCCGATGAGAGCAGGCGTTTAGAAGGCGCCTGCTCTGTTCTACCGCTTTCGGACGTCCAGGCCGAGCCGCAGGCGAGTGCCCGGTGGTTGGAAGGGCGCGCGCCCCTGTGATTCCGGGGGGGGGTGAGTTGCTTCGCCGACGGCAGACACATTGAGGCCGACACGGACTGGAATACAGCGGCGAAGGAAGTCAACCTAGAGCGGTCCTCGGGGAGAGCCGTGATATGGCGCCCTCTCTGCCCATCCATGTGGGTGCTTCTGGTGAAGGGGTGGGCGGAATATAT of the Streptomyces sp. T12 genome contains:
- a CDS encoding NUDIX domain-containing protein, coding for MKLRDKALCCLRVADSFLFTVRYDGQPPATTFLIPPGGGIEDGETPREAATREAHEELGCEITAWDDLGITVDEFTFRGEEYRETVHIFAADLPSGARIAACAHESNGETHPLQWLAVSDLQDGGLLIYPPGLPEVLIRYAESK
- a CDS encoding class I SAM-dependent methyltransferase — encoded protein: MELTDAVFLTSAAYADPRRFAARQGLYRWQSPHHDLPALVIEAISDLTGLVVDVGCGNGTYVHRLRSARPDLDVLGVDLSLGMLKSIAPPVVVADGRRLPLPHASADATLALHMLYHLPDIGAGIAELKRILRPGGKAVIATNSATDKSELQALWQQAHQDADVPLTSRSLSFSARFTLEDAQETLPRYFSHTELLRLDSTITVPSSRPVMEYFHSYLPLPGHDERTTRRVIAALTDRVRAEVARAGSFRITCRGGLFVCS
- a CDS encoding alpha/beta fold hydrolase; this translates as MHYLLLAEHQARVRWVDVPGVRPARVYVHGLGSAAVDFFSLAAHPLLAGHRTILVDLLGFGFSDRPESFGYTVDDHAEVVERVLDELHLSDCEVVAHSMGGAVTVALARKRPDLVSRLVLAEPCLTGGGKLSGRIATLSEHDYVRRGHAMIAARLGNSRNVTDLEALPAFQAASPLAVHRSAVGLVRGTREDLRHVLQELPLPRAYLVGEHSLPDLAAETLRASGVAVLIVRGAGHMMMHDAPQTFAESVHRAISSA
- a CDS encoding Gfo/Idh/MocA family protein is translated as MPRKIVLVGLGFHARHHYLHLLADLVRRQEVRLVAVVELEKRRAHTAQVLSDAGIPAAHFVGVRATDALAQAEALANLSRVKAQHGCDGLIISTDPRNHLPYLEWGAVEGVDVLVDKPLTATDMDFSPESARALTNAFESVRDLFAKSAATATVMVTRRSHDGYLIARRVLHEVAAEFGIPITFINAYHANGYWNFPDEFRSRENHPYKYGFGALLHGGYHVVDLAAWLLSVNENALRDDWADSVEVLTQHTTPDDFLEQVPEAVYSRLGLGQSMQAPFSSAGRRFARSCGETDVNIAFSARRNDRVITMGNIQVMETALSTRAWRDLPEDTYKSNGRHSQERLTIHMGHLLTLHTEDYRSWSGDADPDGLAPARFVIRVLRNSKLIGGEPYSEHVLTRPPNPAGHRDESLTERSRRQAFHQWIAGTGHASALDTHGLSIRLLTAAHESMFRRRRGLAPMATFPMRTPTLTQEPESVRWGNANV
- a CDS encoding D-isomer specific 2-hydroxyacid dehydrogenase family protein, with product MIIDGPGADGDFVHSLARLKAWVRVTRTPCSYASEYAALQLRGVAVRGGTPGRSIAETAEFSVLMMLMLVRRAIDVEQALRGGDVKAIESLNHATGTLGDETVGLVGLGRVGKAVTNLLTPYGPLILHAARRSPQDCCAGAAGRYGDHVPLSELLARSTIVSLHLRDREGTWRLGEEQLAAMRRDAILINTAQGRLVDETALCAHLERGRLRAAGLDVFEREPLPADSPLRSAPNLLLTPHIAGKTRGAAQRLWKEACEAVIGVLYSAT